A stretch of Fusarium poae strain DAOMC 252244 chromosome 2, whole genome shotgun sequence DNA encodes these proteins:
- a CDS encoding hypothetical protein (TransMembrane:7 (o18-46i58-78o98-119i140-164o184-204i216-237o249-273i)): MSAQIGPVDSSVQVVKPILGFVLAELVINCFIVVTVLLVVGLRVVGRLAGPGLGWDDGFVIFATPLGVAMLCCQGLFAPAGNGYSLPDNMELAANIPFILKLTFCMQIIYVTLLAAVKASMLSFFIRVFPTPFMQKASKAALAFVGLWTIAFLGACIFLCSPIQNQWEAPLQCKGQYMPMIQSLIATNALGDLIIMALPMHSVWGLKTRRAEKIGITSCFALGLACVVCAVFRLIYISTVDLNANITGTMATTVFLFILEPNLAILCVSIPMLRPFYAKYKKRMGGSRLDEYSNSRSTGFRDMSRTGASSAAPEAVRDPNLSTWEMDDYRPQDKIQHGYSVSGFPDESGSEKELTVGSSEAPKGEISVETKWTVTHSTRR; this comes from the exons ATGTCGGCTCAGATAGGTCCTGTGGACTCTTCAGTCCAGGTTGTCAAGCCAATACTGGGTTTTGTCCTGGCTGAACTTGTCATTAATTGCTTCATCGTGGTGACGGTTCTCCTTGTCGTTGGACTACGAGTTGTTGGACGACTCGCAGGGCCTGGTCTTGGGTGGGATGACGGTTTTGTCATCTTCGCAACG CCGCTTGGTGTAGCAATGCTTTGTTGTCAAGGACTATTTGCACCTGCTGGAAATGGATACTCCCTACCAGACAACATGGAGCTCGCCGCAAACATTCCATTCATTCTCAAGCTGACATTCTGTATGCAAATCATCTATGTCACTCTCCTCGCCGCAGTCAAAGCAAGCatgctttctttctttatccGCGTCTTTCCTACTCCCTTCATGCAAAAGGCTTCCAAAGCTGCTCTCGCCTTTGTTGGCCTGTGGACCATTGCCTTCCTCGGAGCCTGCATCTTCCTATGTTCACCAATTCAAAACCAATGGGAGGCCCCATTGCAATGCAAAGGACAATACATGCCCATGATTCAATCCCTGATTGCCACCAACGCTCTTGGTGATTTGATCATTATGGCCCTTCCCATGCACAGTGTTTGGGGCTTGAAGACAAGACGTGCCGAGAAGATTGGTATCACCTCTTGTTTCGCTCTCGGTCTCGC ATGCGTTGTATGCGCCGTCTTCCGACTTATCTACATCTCGACCGTCGATCTCAACGCCAATATCACAGGCACCATGGCCACCACCGTTTTCCTCTTTATCCTCGAGCCCAACCTGGCCATCCTCTGCGTCAGTATTCCCATGCTGCGACCTTTCTACGCCAAGTACAAGAAGCGAATGGGCGGATCCCGACTCGACGAATACTCCAACTCGAGGAGCACCGGATTCCGAGACATGAGCCGAACGGGTGCCAGCAGCGCTGCCCCCGAGGCAGTTCGTGACCCCAACCTATCAACCTGGGAGATGGACGACTACCGCCCACAAGACAAGATCCAGCACGGATACAGTGTCTCAGGATTCCCCGATGAGTCAGGATCCGAGAAGGAACTGACTGTTGGTTCGTCCGAGGCTCCAAAGGGCGAGATCAGCGTCGAGACTAAGTGGACGGTTACACACTCTACTCGCAGATAG